The Microbacterium luteum genome includes a region encoding these proteins:
- a CDS encoding large exoprotein yields the protein MGGQVLGGGVIVLVAVLLWLVYLLPSWNSRRQFDAAERNAVRLNQALRVLAETSETPREVRLELNARTAAAQQRLARQATQEREQAALETQRLELERARLERAAARAHPDARRRRARRRARAVFTVTGVAGLGVAGAGAWSLAVGGPVTLLWVGSTLAVLSAVLLHRMWRVAVRAAARPAAPAVAERVASTVQDVALAPTPAPTWTPRHLPRPLTASVGSRASLTLDAEDARASLRRAAVDEAMRAEEERRRPVALPEPAARESRPEYGRMGFVDDAEIEAHVRDLLARRAAG from the coding sequence ATGGGCGGACAGGTACTCGGCGGGGGCGTCATCGTGCTCGTCGCGGTGCTCCTTTGGCTCGTCTATCTGCTGCCGTCGTGGAACAGCCGCCGGCAGTTCGACGCCGCTGAACGCAACGCCGTGCGTCTGAACCAGGCGCTGCGCGTGCTGGCGGAGACGAGCGAGACCCCCCGCGAGGTGCGCCTCGAGCTCAACGCGCGCACCGCGGCCGCCCAGCAGCGCCTCGCGCGTCAAGCGACCCAGGAGCGCGAACAGGCCGCGCTGGAGACGCAGCGGCTGGAGCTCGAACGGGCCCGCCTCGAGCGGGCGGCCGCTCGAGCGCATCCGGATGCCCGCCGCCGACGTGCGCGTCGGCGTGCCCGCGCGGTCTTCACCGTCACGGGCGTGGCCGGCCTCGGTGTCGCGGGCGCCGGCGCGTGGTCACTGGCCGTCGGAGGCCCGGTGACGCTGCTGTGGGTCGGGTCGACCCTCGCGGTCCTGTCGGCTGTGCTGCTGCACCGCATGTGGCGCGTCGCGGTGCGTGCGGCCGCGCGTCCGGCGGCACCCGCGGTGGCGGAGCGCGTCGCGTCGACGGTGCAGGATGTCGCCCTCGCACCGACGCCGGCACCGACCTGGACGCCCCGCCATCTTCCGCGCCCGCTGACCGCCTCGGTCGGATCGCGTGCCTCCCTCACGCTCGACGCCGAGGATGCGCGCGCATCGCTGCGCCGCGCCGCCGTGGACGAGGCGATGCGCGCCGAGGAGGAGCGCCGCCGGCCGGTCGCGCTGCCGGAGCCGGCTGCGCGCGAGAGCCGGCCGGAGTATGGGCGCATGGGCTTCGTGGACGACGCCGAGATCGAAGCCCACGTGCGCGATCTGCTCGCCAGGCGCGCCGCGGGCTGA